GTTGTTATTAGCCTGAAAAATCAATGAATACTGTACCTTGCTTTTCTCCTCACCAAAAAAAGTTTCATAATGTGATGGCATATTAACATGTGCAACTATACGATTTTCTTCAGGCTTTTTACTCTTATACGTTTTTTTAAGTTCAGCATGAGGATCGGACATATATTTTGTAAAGCGCTCATAAATATCATCTTGGCTTAATCCATTTAGTTTGAAATTATGTGTGAATACAATTCTTTCATCCCGATACACAACATCATGCTTTTCAGCAACTTCATATTCCCTGTTTGAATAAGTGTGTCTCTTAATCTTTGATTCTGCAATGCTCTTTTCCTTTTCTTTTCCGGCTTTAATGTAATAAACAGTGCCCTCCTTTACTGTATTGATTTTACAAATAATAGGCTTTCCTTTATGTTTGTATATAGTGTCCTGAGCAATTGTTAAG
This genomic stretch from Bacteroidota bacterium harbors:
- a CDS encoding DUF4468 domain-containing protein; its protein translation is MKKLIILMLVILPVLTIAQDTIYKHKGKPIICKINTVKEGTVYYIKAGKEKEKSIAESKIKRHTYSNREYEVAEKHDVVYRDERIVFTHNFKLNGLSQDDIYERFTKYMSDPHAELKKTYKSKKPEENRIVAHVNMPSHYETFFGEEKSKVQYSLIFQANNNNVSLEITDVYISSEDANNSIETWHAHPGHFFRSQIDVLIIEFDTILKEIDKRLKSY